AAGCGCCCCTGCGTCTGGATCTGGGCGACGAGGAAGACGGCTTCGTCGACGCCCTGCGGCAGGCGTGGGACGTGAACCGCGAACGCACGCCGGAAATCGAGAAGCTGCCGGTCAATCAGGACGGACGCCACATCCTCATCCCCTACACGCAGATCGTCTACGTGGAGGCCTACGAGGACTACAGCTTCGTGCACACCGCCCAGGAGCGGTTTTTGACCTCCTACCGCCTGAAAAACCTGGAGCCGAGGCTGCGTCCGCACCGCTTCTGCCGGGTGCACCGCAAATATCTGGTCAATCTGGACATGGTCACGGAAATCGCTTCCATGCCCGGAGGAAATTTCATGCTGCGCACGGCCGGGCGCAAGAAAATCGAACTGCCCGTGAGCCGCCGCCGCATCGGGGAGCTGAAGAAAATCCTGCAACTCTAGAATCGTTCGCCTGGCCCCAGCCGCCGCTGACCGGGAAACGCTTCCTTCCGGCCGCTCCGCCAGGTTACGCTATGAGTAAAGTACGCCGCACCAAGGAGACAGTCATGAACGACTCCGCCCACAACGGGGAACTTGTATTCCGCCCCCTGCCCCAGACGGTCATCGAGGCCAACGTCAATCCTCAGGAACTGAGCGCGGCGTACGCCTCGGCCCGAAACAAGGGTCTGGAATTCTGGGCGGACGCGGCCCGGGAGCTGGACTGGTTCCGCCCGTGGAACGCGGTGCTCGACTCTTCCCGCGCGCCCCGGCACACATGGTTTCCGGGCGGGCAATGCAACATCGTCCATAACGCTCTGGACCGCCACATCCTCACCGTCAACAAGAACAAACTGGCCCTGATCTGGGAAGGCGAGGCCGGAGACGGTAAAAAATACACCTACTACGAGCTGTACCGCGAAGTGAACCGCCTGGCCAACGCGCTGCGCTCCCTGGGCGTCTCCAGAGGCGACCGCGTGGTCCTGTACATGCCGCCCATTCCCCAGACCGTGACGGCCATGCTGGCCTGCGCCAAGATCGGGGCGATCCACTGCGGCGTGTTTTCCGGATTCTCGGCCAAGGTGCTGCGCCAGCGGGTCGCCGAACTGGGCGCGAAGCTGGTGTTCACGGCCGACGGGTTCTACCGCAACGGCCGGCTTCTGCCCCTCAAGGCCACGGTGGACGAAGCCCTCATGAGCGGCTGCTCCTGCGTGGAAACCGTCATCGTGGCCTGCCGCGCCAACCTGGACGTGGACATGAGCGAAACCAGAGACGTCTGGTACGAGGCCATCATCCGCCAGGAACGTCCGGAATCGGCCACGGAAGTCATGAATGCGGACGAC
Above is a window of Desulfomicrobium orale DSM 12838 DNA encoding:
- a CDS encoding LytR/AlgR family response regulator transcription factor; amino-acid sequence: MTSLKTLLLHPDSSVRARLRDMLAPVKEIRVLGEAVSSFEALEMRSFIPYDIFFLGTDLPHGVSGMELAAYLAQSDDPPALVFLASEEDHAFAAFELGAADYLLWPASRERLMRTIDRLRPLVPRKTASAPARPSRASGPDEAPLRLDLGDEEDGFVDALRQAWDVNRERTPEIEKLPVNQDGRHILIPYTQIVYVEAYEDYSFVHTAQERFLTSYRLKNLEPRLRPHRFCRVHRKYLVNLDMVTEIASMPGGNFMLRTAGRKKIELPVSRRRIGELKKILQL